In one Rutidosis leptorrhynchoides isolate AG116_Rl617_1_P2 chromosome 8, CSIRO_AGI_Rlap_v1, whole genome shotgun sequence genomic region, the following are encoded:
- the LOC139863124 gene encoding uncharacterized protein yields the protein MADFIVESICTGSPAPAVEEVQNTVAWELFTDRASSSDGAGAGLILISPEGEEHTYASRFEFPASNNEAEYEALLSGLRMAEKMGIKALKVSVNSQLVANQMNGTFEARDSAMQKYLRLAEGMDNRFELFSITQVPRP from the coding sequence ATGGCAGATTTCATCGTCGAATCCATATGTACCGGGTCACCAGCTCCGGCTGTCGAAGAAGTGCAAAATACCGTCGCATGGGAACTATTTACTGACAGAGCGTCAAGTTCAGACGGAGCAGGTGCAGGTCTAATTTTGATTAGCCCAGAAGGTGAGGAACACACCTACGCATCGCGTTTCGAGTTCCCCGCCTCCAATAATGAGGCCGAATATGAGGCGTTGCTGTCCGGTTTACGGATGGCTGAGAAGATGGGGATTAAAGCCCTGAAGGTGTCGGTCAATTCTCAGCTCGTGGCAAATCAGATGAACGGGACGTTTGAAGCTAGAGATTCGGCCATGCAAAAGTATTTAAGGTTGGCGGAAGGAATGGACAACAGATTCGAGCTTTTCTCAATCACGCAAGTGCCGCGTCCATGA